The proteins below are encoded in one region of Polynucleobacter sp. AP-Elch-400A-B2:
- the gatC gene encoding Asp-tRNA(Asn)/Glu-tRNA(Gln) amidotransferase subunit GatC — MKLNDVQRIAHLSSLDLSQAEAEAVLPQLQAVFALVEEMQAVDTSGLAPLAHPILFLRDLAQPLRSDTVTEVDHRAENMQSAPAERDGYFLVPRVIE; from the coding sequence ATGAAACTAAATGATGTTCAGCGCATTGCGCACCTTTCCAGCCTTGACTTAAGTCAGGCAGAAGCCGAGGCGGTATTGCCTCAATTACAGGCCGTATTTGCTTTAGTCGAGGAGATGCAGGCTGTCGATACGAGTGGCCTCGCTCCTTTGGCCCACCCCATCCTCTTTTTGCGCGATTTAGCGCAACCCTTGCGAAGTGATACGGTGACCGAAGTAGATCATCGCGCCGAAAACATGCAATCTGCCCCCGCAGAGCGGGATGGCTACTTTTTAGTTCCAAGGGTGATCGAATGA
- a CDS encoding rod shape-determining protein encodes MFGFFRSYFSNDLAIDLGTANTLIYMRERGIVLDEPSVVAIRTEGGPNGKKTILAVGKEAKAMLGRVPGNIEAIRPMKDGVIADFTITEQMLKQFIKMVHESKLLKPSPRIIICVPCGSTQVERRAIRESALGAGASQVFLIEEPMAAAIGSGLPVSEAAGSMVVDIGGGTTEVGVMSLGGMVYKGSVRVGGDKFDEAITNYIRRNYGMLIGEQTAELIKKTIGSAFPGAEVREMEVKGRNLSEGIPRSFTVTSNEILEALTDPLNQIVTAVKAALEQIPPELASDIAERGMMLTGGGALLRDLDRLLLEETGLPIHVAEDPLTCVARGCGIALERMDKLGGVFSQE; translated from the coding sequence ATGTTTGGTTTTTTTCGCAGCTACTTTTCTAATGACCTAGCCATCGACCTAGGCACCGCAAACACCTTAATTTACATGCGTGAACGGGGTATTGTGCTTGATGAACCGTCAGTTGTGGCAATTCGTACTGAAGGCGGCCCAAATGGTAAAAAAACCATTTTGGCCGTTGGAAAAGAAGCAAAAGCCATGCTGGGACGGGTTCCTGGAAATATTGAGGCTATTCGCCCAATGAAAGACGGTGTTATTGCCGACTTCACCATTACTGAGCAGATGCTCAAGCAATTTATCAAAATGGTACATGAGAGTAAGCTGCTCAAGCCAAGCCCGCGTATCATTATTTGTGTTCCTTGCGGCTCAACCCAAGTTGAGCGTCGCGCTATTCGCGAATCTGCATTAGGTGCAGGCGCATCACAAGTGTTTTTAATCGAAGAGCCCATGGCTGCTGCAATTGGCTCCGGTCTGCCAGTCTCTGAGGCTGCTGGTTCTATGGTCGTTGATATTGGCGGTGGCACAACTGAAGTTGGCGTGATGTCACTTGGCGGGATGGTTTACAAGGGTTCAGTTCGGGTTGGCGGCGATAAGTTTGATGAGGCCATCACAAACTACATTCGTCGTAACTATGGCATGTTGATCGGGGAACAAACCGCTGAGTTAATTAAAAAAACAATCGGCTCTGCTTTTCCTGGGGCTGAAGTACGCGAAATGGAAGTGAAAGGTCGTAACCTTTCCGAAGGTATTCCACGTAGCTTCACTGTTACCAGCAATGAGATTTTGGAAGCGCTAACCGATCCATTGAATCAAATCGTTACTGCTGTAAAAGCAGCTCTCGAACAGATTCCACCTGAGCTCGCATCAGATATCGCTGAGCGCGGCATGATGCTGACTGGTGGTGGCGCACTACTACGCGACCTCGATCGCCTGCTACTAGAAGAAACTGGTCTGCCAATTCATGTTGCTGAAGATCCCCTCACTTGCGTCGCTCGTGGTTGCGGTATTGCCTTAGAGCGCATGGACAAGCTGGGCGGCGTGTTCTCACAAGAGTAA
- the mreC gene encoding rod shape-determining protein MreC encodes MQHSAPPLFRQGVPALVKLIVCLSISIALMLIDFRYKALDPIRNNVNWLLRPLEYVMMMPRTVFEATSEYFTSRGTLEKENQGMKVRQAELSLLANQSEFLLIENQNLRQLMDLQKQVQFETLPVEILFNPPNPISQRIVINRGSKDGLKLGNPIASDSGILGQVIRVYDHSAEVSLLEDRDFAVPVQIARNGLRAAVFGVGRGNPLELRYLPVASDLEVGDVLITSGIDGVYPPGFAVAVISRIERNADKNSSNVFCVPVAPANRYRQALALLYDPQWDAKASTANSKPDAPLTNALGRRQTRARGMQ; translated from the coding sequence TTGCAACATAGCGCCCCACCTCTTTTCAGACAAGGCGTTCCGGCTTTAGTTAAACTGATTGTCTGCCTTTCGATCAGCATCGCATTGATGTTGATCGATTTTCGTTATAAAGCACTTGACCCCATTCGCAATAACGTCAATTGGTTATTACGTCCACTAGAGTATGTGATGATGATGCCGCGCACTGTGTTTGAGGCGACATCAGAATATTTCACTAGTCGCGGAACTCTAGAAAAAGAAAATCAAGGCATGAAAGTTCGACAAGCGGAGCTCTCCTTGCTTGCCAATCAATCTGAGTTTCTGCTTATAGAAAACCAAAATCTACGGCAGCTGATGGATTTGCAAAAGCAGGTTCAATTCGAAACCTTGCCAGTAGAAATTCTATTTAATCCACCCAATCCAATTTCTCAGCGCATTGTGATTAATCGTGGCAGTAAGGACGGTCTCAAGCTGGGCAATCCCATTGCAAGTGATTCGGGCATCTTGGGTCAAGTAATACGCGTCTACGATCACTCTGCAGAAGTCTCTCTATTAGAGGATCGTGACTTTGCGGTGCCCGTACAAATTGCGCGTAATGGCTTAAGAGCGGCAGTTTTTGGAGTAGGGCGTGGTAATCCTCTTGAACTGCGCTACCTTCCTGTGGCCAGCGACTTAGAAGTAGGCGATGTGTTGATTACCTCAGGTATTGATGGCGTTTACCCCCCTGGCTTTGCAGTAGCTGTGATTAGTCGCATTGAACGAAATGCCGATAAAAATTCTTCTAACGTCTTTTGTGTCCCAGTTGCACCGGCAAACCGCTACCGACAGGCACTAGCATTACTTTACGATCCGCAATGGGATGCCAAAGCGTCTACTGCAAACAGCAAGCCTGATGCACCGCTGACCAATGCTCTAGGGCGTCGCCAAACTCGTGCGCGAGGCATGCAATGA
- the mreD gene encoding rod shape-determining protein MreD produces the protein MIDFQSGYILRPVNAVFIYFSLFCALLLNLLPIGNYGWVPDWLIICIIFWNIHQHRYVGVIIAFILGLLMDVHNSDLLGLNAFSYSLVAYLAISWHRRIVALSAVTQAMHLLPIFLLVSLFPVLAHWLLSGEVYWGALTGAIQALIEGMLWPLATRILLSPQRRPIDVDHNRPL, from the coding sequence ATGATCGACTTTCAAAGCGGCTATATTCTTCGCCCGGTAAATGCGGTTTTTATTTATTTCAGCCTGTTTTGCGCACTACTGCTAAATCTTTTACCCATTGGAAATTACGGCTGGGTGCCAGACTGGCTAATTATTTGCATCATATTTTGGAACATTCACCAGCATCGCTACGTTGGCGTAATAATTGCATTTATTCTTGGCCTGTTGATGGATGTTCATAACTCTGACTTGTTAGGCCTTAACGCTTTTAGCTACTCATTGGTGGCTTATCTAGCCATCTCTTGGCACCGACGAATCGTTGCATTAAGTGCCGTCACCCAAGCAATGCATTTACTGCCCATCTTCCTGCTGGTTTCATTATTCCCGGTACTCGCCCATTGGCTCTTAAGTGGTGAAGTCTATTGGGGAGCGCTCACCGGCGCCATTCAGGCGCTGATTGAAGGAATGCTGTGGCCCTTAGCAACACGCATCTTGCTATCGCCTCAACGTCGCCCTATTGATGTTGATCACAATCGTCCGCTTTAA
- the mrdA gene encoding penicillin-binding protein 2, whose translation MVSFKKPDLDSFQERIHIATLFVTVCFLLLVTRLVWLQLVSHSKYALLAESNRIALVPAPANRGLLIDRNGIVIGRNYSALTLDVNAEEVKGNVDELIDELSQIVLISPRDRRNFKRSLEDSRKMGTFPLRSMLTEIETARFMVNRYRFPGVEIRARSFREYPYNELASHLIGYIGRASKQDIERMQIEIDNSKAGDPDALQTSFLPGIHYVGKIGIEQSYETVLRGRPGYDEVEITAGGKPVRTLSSSPSVPGKNVVLSVDIKLQYLVEQLYGNFRGAFVAIEPETGDILAFVSKPNFNPNDFVEGIDSLTWKELNDSPQKPLYNRPLKGIYPPGSTYKPFMALAGLETKKRTPSQTISDPGYFEFGNHTFRDDKKGGHGIVDMQKSIVDSCDTYYYLLARDMGVNMMHDFMKPFGFGQITGIDLQGESKGILPSTEWKKNTFKKPEQQKWYEGETISLGIGQGYNAFTILQLAHAMANMANNGIVMKPHLVKAIEDPFTRNRTLTTPKESYRIDLVPENIEVIKKAMVEVNNSGTSASVFKGTGYQVGGKTGTAQVFSLNSKEYKHSSTAEFLRDHALYVAFAPAEKPTIVIAMVVENAGFGAQYAAPIARKALDFYLEGKWPKEIPEWKRAP comes from the coding sequence ATGGTTTCTTTTAAAAAACCAGATCTCGACTCGTTTCAAGAGCGCATTCATATTGCGACCCTATTTGTCACCGTCTGTTTCTTGTTATTAGTCACTAGATTGGTGTGGCTGCAACTAGTGAGTCATAGCAAATACGCTCTGCTGGCAGAAAGCAATAGAATCGCATTAGTTCCCGCACCAGCAAATCGCGGTCTTTTAATAGACCGCAATGGAATCGTCATTGGCAGAAACTATTCAGCACTGACCTTAGATGTAAATGCCGAAGAAGTTAAAGGCAATGTTGATGAGCTGATCGATGAGCTCTCTCAAATTGTGTTGATTTCCCCCAGAGATCGCAGAAATTTCAAGCGCTCACTTGAAGATTCTCGCAAAATGGGCACATTTCCCCTCAGATCGATGCTCACCGAAATAGAAACAGCCCGCTTTATGGTTAATCGCTATCGCTTTCCAGGTGTCGAGATACGTGCCCGAAGCTTTCGAGAGTACCCCTATAACGAGCTAGCCTCGCATCTGATTGGTTATATTGGGCGAGCCTCTAAGCAAGATATCGAGCGCATGCAAATTGAAATTGATAACTCCAAAGCGGGTGATCCTGATGCATTACAAACTTCATTTCTGCCGGGCATTCACTATGTAGGGAAAATTGGTATAGAGCAAAGTTACGAAACAGTATTGCGAGGCAGGCCAGGATATGATGAGGTCGAGATTACTGCAGGCGGCAAACCCGTGCGCACACTTTCTAGTTCACCATCGGTACCAGGGAAAAATGTGGTCCTCTCGGTTGATATCAAGCTGCAATACTTAGTTGAGCAACTATATGGAAATTTCCGGGGTGCATTTGTTGCGATTGAGCCTGAGACTGGCGATATCTTGGCATTTGTTTCTAAGCCTAACTTTAATCCCAATGACTTTGTTGAGGGCATCGACTCATTAACTTGGAAAGAGCTGAATGACTCGCCACAGAAACCACTCTATAACCGCCCGCTTAAGGGAATTTATCCGCCGGGATCAACCTATAAACCATTTATGGCGCTCGCCGGTTTAGAAACTAAAAAGCGTACGCCATCACAAACGATTTCCGATCCTGGGTATTTTGAGTTTGGTAACCACACTTTCCGAGACGATAAAAAAGGTGGGCACGGTATTGTTGATATGCAAAAGTCAATTGTGGACTCCTGCGATACCTACTACTACTTGTTGGCACGTGACATGGGTGTCAACATGATGCATGACTTCATGAAGCCTTTTGGCTTTGGTCAAATTACTGGCATCGACTTACAGGGCGAATCCAAAGGCATACTTCCATCCACTGAGTGGAAGAAAAATACTTTTAAAAAGCCAGAGCAGCAAAAATGGTATGAAGGCGAAACAATTTCTCTAGGCATTGGTCAGGGCTATAACGCATTTACTATTTTGCAGTTAGCTCATGCAATGGCAAACATGGCAAATAACGGTATCGTCATGAAGCCACACCTAGTTAAAGCAATTGAAGATCCCTTTACAAGAAATCGCACGCTGACTACACCTAAAGAAAGTTATCGAATCGATCTCGTACCCGAGAATATTGAGGTGATTAAGAAAGCGATGGTTGAGGTAAATAATTCTGGGACCTCTGCATCTGTTTTCAAAGGCACCGGATACCAAGTTGGCGGCAAGACTGGAACAGCGCAGGTATTCAGTTTGAATTCGAAAGAATATAAGCACAGCTCTACAGCAGAATTTTTACGTGATCATGCTTTGTACGTTGCTTTTGCCCCTGCAGAAAAGCCCACTATCGTCATTGCGATGGTTGTTGAGAATGCGGGATTTGGCGCTCAGTATGCTGCGCCAATTGCGCGTAAAGCACTTGATTTTTATCTTGAAGGTAAATGGCCAAAGGAGATTCCTGAATGGAAAAGAGCGCCATAG